The Methylobacterium sp. PvR107 genome contains a region encoding:
- a CDS encoding cupin domain-containing protein, producing MTAAEVIATLGLKPHPEGGHYRETFRDPRTVDGRSVGTAIYFLLDLGEVSAWHRVDATEIWHWHAGAPLVITTSPNGHDAAAQHLGPNLAAGQRPQCVVPAGHWQTATSLGAWTLVGCTVSPGFDFAGFEMAAPDWRPTPRS from the coding sequence ATGACGGCGGCCGAGGTGATCGCGACGCTGGGGCTGAAGCCCCATCCGGAAGGCGGCCATTACCGTGAGACCTTCCGCGACCCGCGGACCGTGGACGGCCGCTCCGTCGGAACCGCGATCTACTTCTTGCTCGATCTCGGCGAGGTTTCGGCCTGGCACCGAGTGGATGCGACGGAGATCTGGCACTGGCATGCCGGGGCGCCCCTGGTGATCACCACGAGCCCCAACGGCCACGACGCCGCCGCACAGCATCTGGGGCCGAATCTCGCCGCCGGGCAGCGACCGCAATGCGTGGTGCCTGCCGGTCACTGGCAGACGGCCACCAGCCTCGGAGCCTGGACGCTCGTGGGTTGCACGGTGTCGCCGGGTTTCGACTTCGCGGGCTTCGAGATGGCCGCGCCCGACTGGCGGCCGACGCCGCGGTCGTAG